The DNA region CAGATTAGGGTGGCCAGGGCGGTGCCGGCCGCCGTCCCGATGGAAAATCCGATCAGCGTCTCCACGAGGGTGACCGCGATGTGATTCAGCAGCTCGCCGGAGGCGGAGAGACTCACCGCCAGATCCCACATTTGACCGGGACTGCTGAACAGGAAGGGATCGATCACCCCTTCCCGGGCCGCCCATTCCCATCCGATGATCAGAAGGAGGAGGATGGCCGTCCGGTAAATGGCGATTTTCCATTCCCTAATCCGCAGCCGTCGCAGGTGTTTGGCGTGCAGGGGGGACACCGCTCCCCGTTCCAGCCATCTTTTGATCGCCCCATTTGTCATGGCTGTTCCAACTCCTTCCACAGTTCGTTGAAGTGGTTTCTGAACAGGGGATGGCTGCGCGCATCCAGGGGATCGGCCTTGCGAACCTCCTCGGGCAAGGTGATCATGCGCCGGATTTGCCCCGGTCTGCGGGAGAGGACGATGATCCGGTCCGCAAGGGCCAGGGCCTCCTCCAGATCGTGGGTGATGAGCACCGTGGTGATCTTGTGCTGCCTGCGGATCGAGACGAGGAGCTTTTCCAGGTGCAGTTTGTTTTGGTAGTCGACCGCCGAAAACGGTTCATCCAGGAGGAGGATGTCCGGTTGGACGGCCATGGTTCGCACAAGGGCGACCCGTTGCCGCATTCCGCCGGAAAGCTGGGAAGGATAGTGTTGGATCACGGAAGCCAATCCCATTTCCTTGAGCAGGTAACGGGCGTGTTCCAGGTTTTTTCGGGTCTTCTGCCCCCGAATTTCCAGCCCCAGGGCGATGTTTTCCTCCACTGTCCGCCACTCCAGCAGACCGTCCCGTTGCAGCATGTAACCGATGCGGGGGGAGGGTCCCTTCACGGGCTCTCCGAACAGGCGGATCTCTCCCGACGTGACCGGCATCAGGCCGGCGATCAGGGAGAGAAGCGTGCTTTTGCCGCATCCGCTGGGTCCGACGACGGCCACCATCTCGCCGGAAGTGACATTGAAGGTGATCGGCCCCAGCGCCTGACGTTCGTCTCGCTTTGTCAGATACGTCTTGGTCACATGATCGATTTCAATCGCATCGATCGGTGTCATGGCAATTCCCCCTGCCGGAGCACTTTCTTGCGTCCGTCAATCTGGATTCCCGGTCACCGCTTCCGCGATGTCCGTGCGCACGATTTTCTCATATGGGATGTTGCCGGGGAGTTCTCCCGCCTGGCGCATCACTTCCAACAGGTGTTCGTATTCCGACTGCTCGATGATCGGATCCGGAGCCCAGGATTCCTGGGATTGATACCGCTTCACAACCCGGATGAGAACTTCGCGGTCGGTATCGGTAAAATAAGGGGAGATGGCATCGCTGATCTCTTCGGGCGAATGCCGCAAAGTCCACTGCTGTGCCCGATGAAGGGCTCGCACGAAACGGTGAATCACTTCGGGATGATCTTCGATGAATTGGGCTCTGGCGATGTAGGCGGTGTAGGGAAGTTTTCCGCTGTCGACTCCAAAGGAGGCGACGACATATCCTTTTCCTTCTTTCTCCAACATGGAAGCGGTCGGCTCAAACAGTTGCGCAAAATCGCCCGTTCCGGAAGCGAAGGCGCTTCCCAGGTTTTTGTAGTCCACGTTTTGAATGATCTCTACATCCTTGTGGGGATTTAAGCCGTTTTTGCGCTGGACATATTCGCTCACCATCTGGGGCATTCCCCCCTTTCGCTGGCCGAGCAGGGCTTTTCCGCGAAGATCGCTCCAGCGAAAGTCCTCCATCGGTTCCCTCGATACCAAGAAGGAGCCGTCCGTTTGTGTCAACTGGGCGAAGGCGGTGACCGGACTGGACGCTCCGCGGGCGTTGACATAAATGGCCGCCTCGACGCCGACCAGAACGATGTCCGCATCCCCGGCCAAGAGGGCGGTCATCGTTTTATCTCCGCCAAATCCGTTGGACAGCCGGATATCCAATCCTTCCTCTTCGAAAAATCCCTTGGACAGGGCAACGTATTGGGGAGCGTAGAAGGGTGAGCGGGTCACCTCTACGACGCGGAGGGTTTCCAATTGATTCTCTTCCGAAGGAAGAAGGGCCTTTACGATCCCACCGATCACCGCCAAGCCGATGACCAACGCGGCGGCGATGACCCATTTGCGGGACAGGATGGGCATGGCTTCGTCCTCCTTTGTTGAACTGGGCTAATGTCATCGTATGCCCCGGATTCAAAATCTGTTCAAAGGTGTCGACTTTTTGCCGGAATGGCCTGTGCTATAATGGGGATAGACTGAAAAAACGGGAATGATAAAGATCACACCTTTTGTGGGAAGGTTCTCATCAGGATTTGTCACTTTTGTCCCGGCAATCGGGGTGATTTGATGCACATCATGGTGTTAGGGCTGAATCATCGAACGGCTCCGGTGGAACTGCGCGAGCGGCTGGCCTTCTCCGATAAAGATCTGGAGGAGGCGCTGACGCGGCTGCGTCATACCAAAAGCATTCTGGAATGCACGATTTTGAGCACCTGCAACCGGATGGAATTGTACGCCGTTTGCGATCAGCTTCACACGGGGGAGTACTATCTCAAAACCTTTCTGGAAGAGTGGTTCGGCGTGCCGAGAGAGGAATTCGTCGACCACCTGTATGTGAAGCAAAATGAGGAAGCCGTGCGCCATCTGTTTCTGGTGGCGTGTGGGCTGGATTCGATGATCATCGGAGAGACCCAAATTCTCGGCCAAGTGAAATCGGCTTTTTTGACCGCCCAAAAGCACGGGGCGACGGGAACGCTGTTCAATACCCTGTTCAAACAGGCCGTCACTCTCGGAAAACGGGTTCACGCCGAGACCGAAATCGGTCAGAATGCCGTATCGGTCAGCTATGCGGCGGTGGAGCTGGGGAAAAAGCTGTTCGACGGATTTTCCGGGAAGACGGTGCTGCTGGTCGGAGCGGGAAAAATGGGGGAGTTGACCGCAAAGCACTTCCACGAGGCGGGGGCCGACCGGGTGATCGTGACCAACCGCACCCTGGAGAAGGCCGCGGAAGTGGCCAAGCGTTTCAACGGGGAGGCCCGCCCCTTCGACCGGTTGGTCGACTCCCTGCGTGAAGCGGATATTGTGGTCACATCCACAGGTTCCTCCGATGTGGTGATTCGTCGGGAGATGGTGTCCGAAGCGGTCCGCTTCCGCCAAGTCCCTCTTTTTTTGATCGACATCGCCGTTCCGCGGGATGTGGAAGCCTCGGTCCATGAACTGGAACAGGTCTACCTCTACAACATCGACGATCTGGAGGGAATCGTGGAGGCCAATCTCGTCCTGCGGCGGAAAGAGGCGGAGAAAGTGGAAGCCTGGATCGAGGAGGAAATCGTCCGCTTCCAGGAGTGGCTCCAAACCCTTGGTGTCGTACCCCTCATCTCCGCCCTACGGGAAAAGGCGATCGCCATTCAGGAGGAGACGATGCGAAGCATCGAGCGAAAGCTTCCGGATTTGACCGAGCGGGAGCGGCGGGTGCTCCGGAAGCACACGAAGAGCATCGTCAACCAGCTGTTGCGCGATCCGATCCTTCGGATCAAGGAGATGGCAGCGGGACCGGACCGGGAAGAAGCGCTGGAGTTGTTCGTCCAGCTGTTTGCCCTGGAGGATCGCCTGTCCTCCGAAGAGGAAACCGCCCAAGACAAAGAAATGCTTGTAGCCCGCTTTTCTTCTTCCCGGCTGGGCAGGCCCGCTTACGCCGGAACCGATCTCCCTACGCGCTCGTAAGGGGGAGCCGTCGTGTTTACCGAGCGGTGGATTATCGATTTCATCATTTATTTATATGCGCTCAGCCTGCTCTTTTCTTTCTCGGACCTGCTCTACCCGAACCGAAGGGCCAACCGGTTGGCCCTGGGGCTTTTGGTGGCGGTGTGGCTCTCCCAAAGTCTTTTTTTCGCGTTTCGCCTGTCGTCGTGGTTTCCGGCACTCACTTCTTTTGATGCTCTGTTTTTCTATTCCTGGGTCCTGATCACGCTCACCCTGGTGATCAACGCCGTTTACCGGATGGATCTGTTTGTCTTCTCGGCAAATCTGATCAGCTTTGCCGTGATGGCGATCAATCTGTTCGTCGCCAGGGATTCCGGAAGTCCGGTATCGGAAATCCTGTTGTCAGAGCTGGTGTTCATCCACGTCACCATGGCGTTCGTGGCGTATGCCGCCTTTTCCTTGTCCGCGGTTTTCGCGGCTTTTTACCTGATTGGAAACTTTCTGCTGAAGCGGAAGAAATGGAATCGGGTGCTCCGCCTCCTGCCCAGTCTGGACCGTTTGCACTCCTTTTTCCATCGATGGGTGATGATCGGCGTCCCCCTGATGCTCCTGTCGATGATTTTGGGACTGGTCTGGCTTCATCAGAGGGTTCCGGGAACGCCGTGGTACGATCCCAAGATCGCCGGATCCCTGCTGGTGCTCACCGCCTACAGCTTGCACCTTTATTTCCGGCTGTCGGGCCGGTGGCGGGGGCGCAGGCTGGCCTGGTGGAATTTGCTCTCTTTTTTTACCGTCTTGTTGAACATGTGGATTTCCGGAACCGGCGTTTCTTTCCACCGATGGTTGTAGAGGAGCGAAGAAAGATGACACAACACCTTTACCCGATGATGATCGATCTGACCGGTCGGCGTTGCCTTGTCGTGGGGGGCGGGACGGTGGCCGAGAGGAAGGTGGCCTCCCTTTTGGCCGGCGGCGGCGATGTGGTCGTCGTGAGCCCCTCCTTGACATCGGGGCTGATGGATCGCTTCCGGGCCGGGGAAATCGACTGCCGTTTCCGTCCCTACCGCCGGGAGGACGGGGAGGGCTGCTTTTTGGTGATCGCCGCCACCGACAAGGAGGCGGTGAACCGGCAAGTGTACGAGGATGCCCGGGCTCGGGGGCAGTGGATCAACGTGGTGGACCGTCCCGACCTGTGCAATTTCATCGTCCCTTCCGCCGTTCGACGGGGGAAGCTGACGATCGCCGTTTCCACCGCCGGAGCCAGCCCCTCCCTCGCAAAGGAGATCCGGAGGCGTCTGGAGTCGGAATACGGGCCGGAATACGAAGTGTTTCTCGATCTGCTCGTCGAAATGAGGAAGCGAATCCAGTCGGAGGTGGACGACACTACGCTCCGTTACCGTCTGATGGCCCGGCTGGTACAGGAGGAGTGGATACGCCTCTGCAAGGAGGATCCGGAGCTGGTGCGCCGGCGAATGGAGGAATGGGTGGATCGGACCATCCTGGAGGAAATGGCCGTGGCGGCGGATTCCGCGGCAGGGATCAACGGGTGAGGAATCCATAGGAGGAATAGCGTGAAAACCGTAAGTGTGGGAACGAGACAAAGCGCATTGGCACTGACCCAAACCCAGTGGGTGATGGACCGGTTGAGAAAGCTTCAACCGGATTGGGAGTGGCGGGTGGAGAAGATCCTGACCAAAGGAGATCGGATTCTCCATGTCACCCTTTCCAAGTTGGGAGGGAAAGGGCTGTTTATCAAGGAGATCGAGGGGGCGCTCCTCGAGGGACGGATCGACCTGGCGGTCCACAGCATGAAGGACTTGCCGGCGGAAATGCCCGAGGGCCTTGCGATCGCCGCGGTAACCCCGAGGGAGGATCCGAGAGATTGTTTGATCTCCCGCTCCGGAGCGGGATTGGATGAACTTCCCGCCGGCGCCGTTGTGGGCACCAGCAGCCTTCGACGTCAAGCCCAGGTGCTCGTACGCCGCCCCGATCTGGTAGTGAAGCCGGTCCGGGGGAATGTGGAAACCCGGCTCCGCAAGTTGGAGGAGGGCCAGTTTGACGCCATCGTGTTGGCCCGGGCGGGCCTTTCCCGCTTGGGCCTGGAGGACCGGATCACGGAGGTTTTGGCGGTCGACAAGATGGTGCCCGCCGTGGGACAGGGGGCCTTGGCGGTCCAGTGCCGCGGGGGGGATGAGTCCGTGTTTCGCCTGATCCGGCGGATCAACGATCCCGAAACCGAGAAGGCGGTTCGGGCCGAGCGGGCCTTTCTCCACGCCTTCCAGGGAGGATGTCATCTGCCCGTTGCCGCCTATGCGCAGGTGGAGGGGGAAAAGGTTCTCCTGGATGGGCTGGTGGCTTCTCCGGACGGCCGCCGGGTGCTGCGGGATCGTCAGGAGGGGAACGGAGCGGAAGAAGTGGGATGCCGTTTGGCGGAAAAGCTGCTCCGGCAGGGAGCGGATGAGATCTTGTCTGCGGTGCGAGCGGAGGTGGAGCGATGAGCGTGGGAACGGTTTATTTGGTCGGTGCCGGGCCGGGAGACCCCGGTTTGATCACCGTGAAAGGGCTTGAGATGATCCGGCGGGCGGAGGTGCTGGTGTATGATCGGCTGGCCAGTCCTCGCCTGTTGGGATATGCCCCCGAGGGAGCCGAGCGGATCTATGTGGGCAAGCGCCCGGACCGGCACACCCTGTCGCAGGAGGAGATCAACGAACTGCTGGTCCGCAAGGCGAAGGAAGGGAAGACTGTCGTACGGTTGAAGGGGGGCGATCCCTTCGTGTTCGGCCGGGGAGGGGAAGAGGCCGAGATCCTGGCCGAGCGGGGTATTCCCTTTGAAGTGATTCCCGGAATCACTTCCGCCATCGCCGTTCCCGCCTACGCGGGGATTCCCGTCACCCACCGGGATTTCAATGCTTCCTTTGCCGTGGTTACCGGCCACGAGCGGCCGGAGAAAACCGAGTCCTCCATCGACTGGGAGCATCTCGCCCGCGCCGCGGAGACGCTGATCTTTCTGATGGGTGTGGGCAACCTTCCCTTCATCCGCGAGCAATTGATCCGCTACGGCCGCTCTCCGGACACCCCGGTCGCCCTCATCCGATGGGGAACCCGCGTCGAGCAACAAACCCTGACGGGCACCCTGGCGGATATCGCGGAGCGGGTGGAGCAGGCCGGCTTCCAGCCCCCGGCGGTCATCGTGGTCGGCGAGGTGGTGAAGCTCAGGGAGACCCTGAAGTGGTTCGAAAGAAAACCCCTGTTTGGCAAGCGGGTGCTGGTGACCCGAGCGCGCAGTCAGGCGAGCGCCCTGTCGGAACGGATCGAAGTCCTCGGCGGGGAGGCGATCGAGTTTCCGGTGATCCGCATCACCCGCCCGGCTCGGCAGGATCTCTTGGATGCGGCGCTCCATCGGTTGGAAGACTACGACTGGGTGGTGTTTACCAGCGCCAACGGAGTGAAACACTTTTTCCGCCGGCTTCGCGAGCTGAAACTGGACATCCGCCGGATGGCCAAGGCGAAAGTGGCGGCCATCGGCCCCCAGACGGCGGAGGCGCTTTTGGACAAGGGGCTTCAAGTGGATGTCCTCCCCGGGGAGTACCGGGCGGAAGCCCTGGCTGAAGCGATGGCTTCCCGGGTGGAAGCCGGCGAGAAAGTGTTGCTCCCCCGGGCCGATATCGCGCGGAAGGTGCTGGCCCGAGAGTTGGAACGTTGCGGCCTGGAGGTGACGGAGGTGGACGCCTACGACACCCGCGTCGGAACGGAAGACGCGGGTGAGGTGGCGCGGATGCTGGAGGAAGGGGCGATTCATGTGATCACCTTTACCAGCTCCTCGACGGTTCGCAACTTTGTCGAAGCCATCCGCACGGCGCGGGAGGATTGGAGGTCTTTGATCGAATCGGTGCAAATCGCGTGCATCGGTCCGATTACCGCACGGACGGCGGAGGAGCTCGGCCTCCGGGTGGATGCCGTCGCGTCGGAGTACACGATCGACGGTTTGGTGGATGTGTTGGTGCGATTGCCCCACAGGACCTTTTTAGAGGAGGGATCCCGATGAACCCCTTCAGGCGCCATCGTCGGCTGCGTCAAACCGGAATCATTCGCAGCATGGTCCGGGAGACGCGTTTGGACGTCACCGACCTGATCGCCCCGCTGTTTGTCGTGGAGGGGGAAAACGTGCGCGAGGAGGTTCCTTCCATGCCGGGGGTGTTCCACTTTTCGGTGGACCGGATGGAGGAGGAACTGTCCCAGCTGGTCGATCTCGGCATTCCGTCGGTGATCGTGTTCGGCGTGCCGTCGAAAAAGGATGCTGTCGGCAGCGAGGCCTACGCGGAGGAAGGCATCGTTCAACGGGCCATCCGCCGCATCAAGGAACGGTATCCCGACTTGTACGTCATCGCCGACACTTGCCTTTGCCAGTACACGGATCACGGCCACTGCGGCGTGGTGAGAGACGGAGTGATCGTCAACGACGAGTCCTTGGAATTGCTGACCCGGACGGCGGTTTCCCAGGCGCGGGCCGGGGCCGACATGATCGCCCCCTCCAACATGATGGACGGTTTCGTCCGCTCCATACGGCAGGGACTGGACGAAGCCGGGTTTGAATATACGCCGATCCTCTCCTATGCGGTGAAGTACGCCTCTTCCTTCTACGGTCCTTTCCGCGAAGCGGCCCATTCGGCTCCCCAATTCGGCGACCGGCGGTCCTATCAGATGGATCCGGCCAACGTCCGGGAAGCGTTGCGTGAGGCGGCCTCCGATGTGGAGGAGGGGGCGGACCTTCTGATGGTGAAGCCCGGTCTGGCCTACATGGACATCATCTGCCGGGTCCGGGAGCGCTTTGACCTGCCCATCGTCGCCTACAACGTCAGCGGGGAGTACGCCATGGTGAAGGCGGCCGCCGAGCGGGGTTGGATCGATGAGCGGGGTGTCGTGATGGAGCTTTTGACGGGAATGAAGCGCGCCGGTGCGGATCTGATCTTGACATATCACGCGAAGGATGCAGCCCGCTGGCTGCGGGGAGGGATCGACTGATGGCCGTGGAAGAGATGGATGCCTTGGACAGGCGGCTTCTCAATGAATTGCAGGAAGGAATCGAGCTGGTGGAACGTCCCTATCAAGCCTTGGCCGACAAGCTGGGGACGACGGAGGAGGAGGTGCTGAACCGGGTCCGTGCCCTCAAGGGGGACGTGATCCGGCAGATCTCCGCCATTTTCGACACCCGCTCCCTGGGGTACAAGTCCAGCCTGGTGGCCGCCAAGATCCCCGAGGAGCGGATCGACCAGGCGGCCCGGGTGATCAATGATCACCCGGGGGTCAGCCACAACTACAAGCGAAACCACGCCTACAACCTGTGGTTTACCATCGCGGTGCCCCCCAACAGCCGCCTCGGCCTGGAAAAGACGGTGGAGCTGCTCGGAAAGATGGCGGAGGCGGAGCAGGTGCGCCTGATGCCCACCTTGAAGTTGTTCAAGATCGGCGTTCAGCTGGACATGACCGGAAAAGAGGATACGAGCAAGGCGAAGGCCAAGCCCGCTTACGGATACGAGGAGCGGAAAAGGGCGGCTCAGACCGTGTCCGAATTCGACATCGCCGTCATCCGCGAGCTGCAGAAGGATCTGTCCATCGAGCCCCGTCCCTTTGACGCCCTGGCCGAAAATATCGGGGTTTCCACCGATGAATTGCTGCGGGCTGGCCGGGATCTGCTCGAGCGGAAGCAGATGCGCCGCTTTGCCGCGGTGCTTCACCACCGCAAGGCGGGATTCCGCTTCAACGGGATGGGGGTGTGGGCGGTTCCGGAGGAGCAGGCTGACGAGGTCGGGATGAAGATGGCCTCGTTCAAGGCGGTCAGCCATTGCTACCTGCGCCCCACTTATCCGGATTGGCCCTACTCCATTTTCACGATGGTCCACGGTCGGACGAAGGAAGAATGTGAAGCGATTCTCCAGTCGATCGAGGAGGAGACGGGCATCCGCGAACGGGATGTTCTTTATTCCACCAAGGAATACAAGAAGACGCGGGTCACCTATTTCACCCCGGAGATGGAGGAATGGGAGGAGAAGGTGATCCGGCGGTTCGGGATTTGACGCATGCTCCAAAGGGCCGGTATCCTGTTCTCCTCATCCGGGATGCCGGCTTTTGCGGTTTTTCGGAAGGCATTCTTGCCGACAAGGGCGCTCTGATTCGATACAATACCCGAGGAGGAGGGATTTTTTTGCACAAAGGTTTTGAAGGCTCCAAAACCCGATACAAAGAGGCGGTCCGGTTGATCCCCGGCGGGGTCAACAGTCCTGTCCGTGCCTTTCGCTCGGTTGAGATGAATCCCGTGTATATCGAGCGGGGAAGGGGTTCCCGCGTCTTCGACGTGGACGGGAACGAGTACATCGACTACCTCTGTTCCTGGGGCCCCCTGATCCTTGGGCATGCTCATCCGAAGGTGGTGGAGGCCGTTCAGGAGACGGCGGCCAGGGGAACCAGTTTCGGGCTGCCCACGG from Planifilum fimeticola includes:
- the hemC gene encoding hydroxymethylbilane synthase yields the protein MKTVSVGTRQSALALTQTQWVMDRLRKLQPDWEWRVEKILTKGDRILHVTLSKLGGKGLFIKEIEGALLEGRIDLAVHSMKDLPAEMPEGLAIAAVTPREDPRDCLISRSGAGLDELPAGAVVGTSSLRRQAQVLVRRPDLVVKPVRGNVETRLRKLEEGQFDAIVLARAGLSRLGLEDRITEVLAVDKMVPAVGQGALAVQCRGGDESVFRLIRRINDPETEKAVRAERAFLHAFQGGCHLPVAAYAQVEGEKVLLDGLVASPDGRRVLRDRQEGNGAEEVGCRLAEKLLRQGADEILSAVRAEVER
- the hemB gene encoding porphobilinogen synthase, producing the protein MNPFRRHRRLRQTGIIRSMVRETRLDVTDLIAPLFVVEGENVREEVPSMPGVFHFSVDRMEEELSQLVDLGIPSVIVFGVPSKKDAVGSEAYAEEGIVQRAIRRIKERYPDLYVIADTCLCQYTDHGHCGVVRDGVIVNDESLELLTRTAVSQARAGADMIAPSNMMDGFVRSIRQGLDEAGFEYTPILSYAVKYASSFYGPFREAAHSAPQFGDRRSYQMDPANVREALREAASDVEEGADLLMVKPGLAYMDIICRVRERFDLPIVAYNVSGEYAMVKAAAERGWIDERGVVMELLTGMKRAGADLILTYHAKDAARWLRGGID
- a CDS encoding ABC transporter ATP-binding protein; the encoded protein is MTPIDAIEIDHVTKTYLTKRDERQALGPITFNVTSGEMVAVVGPSGCGKSTLLSLIAGLMPVTSGEIRLFGEPVKGPSPRIGYMLQRDGLLEWRTVEENIALGLEIRGQKTRKNLEHARYLLKEMGLASVIQHYPSQLSGGMRQRVALVRTMAVQPDILLLDEPFSAVDYQNKLHLEKLLVSIRRQHKITTVLITHDLEEALALADRIIVLSRRPGQIRRMITLPEEVRKADPLDARSHPLFRNHFNELWKELEQP
- the cobA gene encoding uroporphyrinogen-III C-methyltransferase, with translation MSVGTVYLVGAGPGDPGLITVKGLEMIRRAEVLVYDRLASPRLLGYAPEGAERIYVGKRPDRHTLSQEEINELLVRKAKEGKTVVRLKGGDPFVFGRGGEEAEILAERGIPFEVIPGITSAIAVPAYAGIPVTHRDFNASFAVVTGHERPEKTESSIDWEHLARAAETLIFLMGVGNLPFIREQLIRYGRSPDTPVALIRWGTRVEQQTLTGTLADIAERVEQAGFQPPAVIVVGEVVKLRETLKWFERKPLFGKRVLVTRARSQASALSERIEVLGGEAIEFPVIRITRPARQDLLDAALHRLEDYDWVVFTSANGVKHFFRRLRELKLDIRRMAKAKVAAIGPQTAEALLDKGLQVDVLPGEYRAEALAEAMASRVEAGEKVLLPRADIARKVLARELERCGLEVTEVDAYDTRVGTEDAGEVARMLEEGAIHVITFTSSSTVRNFVEAIRTAREDWRSLIESVQIACIGPITARTAEELGLRVDAVASEYTIDGLVDVLVRLPHRTFLEEGSR
- a CDS encoding ABC transporter substrate-binding protein; the encoded protein is MPILSRKWVIAAALVIGLAVIGGIVKALLPSEENQLETLRVVEVTRSPFYAPQYVALSKGFFEEEGLDIRLSNGFGGDKTMTALLAGDADIVLVGVEAAIYVNARGASSPVTAFAQLTQTDGSFLVSREPMEDFRWSDLRGKALLGQRKGGMPQMVSEYVQRKNGLNPHKDVEIIQNVDYKNLGSAFASGTGDFAQLFEPTASMLEKEGKGYVVASFGVDSGKLPYTAYIARAQFIEDHPEVIHRFVRALHRAQQWTLRHSPEEISDAISPYFTDTDREVLIRVVKRYQSQESWAPDPIIEQSEYEHLLEVMRQAGELPGNIPYEKIVRTDIAEAVTGNPD
- a CDS encoding precorrin-2 dehydrogenase/sirohydrochlorin ferrochelatase family protein; this encodes MTQHLYPMMIDLTGRRCLVVGGGTVAERKVASLLAGGGDVVVVSPSLTSGLMDRFRAGEIDCRFRPYRREDGEGCFLVIAATDKEAVNRQVYEDARARGQWINVVDRPDLCNFIVPSAVRRGKLTIAVSTAGASPSLAKEIRRRLESEYGPEYEVFLDLLVEMRKRIQSEVDDTTLRYRLMARLVQEEWIRLCKEDPELVRRRMEEWVDRTILEEMAVAADSAAGING
- a CDS encoding cytochrome C assembly family protein, giving the protein MFTERWIIDFIIYLYALSLLFSFSDLLYPNRRANRLALGLLVAVWLSQSLFFAFRLSSWFPALTSFDALFFYSWVLITLTLVINAVYRMDLFVFSANLISFAVMAINLFVARDSGSPVSEILLSELVFIHVTMAFVAYAAFSLSAVFAAFYLIGNFLLKRKKWNRVLRLLPSLDRLHSFFHRWVMIGVPLMLLSMILGLVWLHQRVPGTPWYDPKIAGSLLVLTAYSLHLYFRLSGRWRGRRLAWWNLLSFFTVLLNMWISGTGVSFHRWL
- the hemA gene encoding glutamyl-tRNA reductase, with translation MHIMVLGLNHRTAPVELRERLAFSDKDLEEALTRLRHTKSILECTILSTCNRMELYAVCDQLHTGEYYLKTFLEEWFGVPREEFVDHLYVKQNEEAVRHLFLVACGLDSMIIGETQILGQVKSAFLTAQKHGATGTLFNTLFKQAVTLGKRVHAETEIGQNAVSVSYAAVELGKKLFDGFSGKTVLLVGAGKMGELTAKHFHEAGADRVIVTNRTLEKAAEVAKRFNGEARPFDRLVDSLREADIVVTSTGSSDVVIRREMVSEAVRFRQVPLFLIDIAVPRDVEASVHELEQVYLYNIDDLEGIVEANLVLRRKEAEKVEAWIEEEIVRFQEWLQTLGVVPLISALREKAIAIQEETMRSIERKLPDLTERERRVLRKHTKSIVNQLLRDPILRIKEMAAGPDREEALELFVQLFALEDRLSSEEETAQDKEMLVARFSSSRLGRPAYAGTDLPTRS
- a CDS encoding AsnC family transcriptional regulator; the encoded protein is MAVEEMDALDRRLLNELQEGIELVERPYQALADKLGTTEEEVLNRVRALKGDVIRQISAIFDTRSLGYKSSLVAAKIPEERIDQAARVINDHPGVSHNYKRNHAYNLWFTIAVPPNSRLGLEKTVELLGKMAEAEQVRLMPTLKLFKIGVQLDMTGKEDTSKAKAKPAYGYEERKRAAQTVSEFDIAVIRELQKDLSIEPRPFDALAENIGVSTDELLRAGRDLLERKQMRRFAAVLHHRKAGFRFNGMGVWAVPEEQADEVGMKMASFKAVSHCYLRPTYPDWPYSIFTMVHGRTKEECEAILQSIEEETGIRERDVLYSTKEYKKTRVTYFTPEMEEWEEKVIRRFGI